A single window of Solirubrobacterales bacterium DNA harbors:
- a CDS encoding ABC transporter substrate-binding protein — MRWVAALLAAILASVAVAGCGGDGAEPGASREATLVLDFQPNAVHAGIYSALERGFYRHAGIDLRVQEPSASTDAPKLLEAGRAEFAILDIHDLGLARERGLDVVGITPIVQRPLAAVLVDPADVHRPRDLEGRKVGVTGLPSDDAVLDSVLQADGADPEAVDRVTIGFNAVASLAAGRVDAATAFWNAEGVELKRQGIPIGAFRVDDYGAPRYPELVLVTSRELIEREPDLTASMAEATARGYRFAVSNYRSGAGSGSSLSDLLAGTSGLDRDVQRNQLDALMAAHAFEPAGRFDPKALSAWGRWDVAHGILDARPDLQATFDLGD, encoded by the coding sequence ATGCGATGGGTCGCCGCGCTGCTGGCGGCCATCCTCGCCTCGGTCGCCGTTGCCGGCTGTGGCGGGGATGGCGCTGAACCGGGCGCTTCCAGGGAAGCGACCCTGGTCCTCGACTTCCAGCCCAACGCCGTCCACGCCGGCATCTATTCGGCTCTCGAGCGCGGCTTCTACCGCCACGCGGGAATCGACCTGCGGGTGCAGGAGCCATCGGCCTCGACCGACGCCCCGAAGCTGCTCGAGGCCGGCCGCGCCGAGTTCGCGATCCTCGACATCCACGACCTGGGCTTGGCGCGGGAGCGTGGCCTCGACGTCGTCGGGATCACGCCGATCGTGCAACGCCCGCTGGCTGCGGTTCTGGTGGACCCGGCCGACGTTCACCGGCCTCGAGACCTGGAGGGTCGAAAGGTGGGCGTGACCGGCCTTCCCTCCGACGATGCGGTTCTCGATTCGGTGCTCCAGGCGGACGGGGCCGATCCGGAGGCCGTCGACCGGGTGACGATCGGCTTCAACGCCGTCGCCTCGCTGGCGGCGGGACGCGTCGACGCGGCAACGGCCTTTTGGAACGCAGAGGGCGTGGAGTTGAAACGCCAGGGCATCCCGATCGGCGCCTTTCGCGTCGACGACTACGGGGCCCCGCGATACCCGGAGCTCGTCCTCGTCACCTCTCGTGAGTTGATCGAAAGGGAACCCGATCTGACCGCGTCGATGGCCGAGGCCACCGCACGCGGGTATCGCTTCGCCGTCTCCAACTATCGATCCGGAGCCGGCTCGGGCTCCAGTCTCTCGGACCTGCTCGCCGGAACCTCCGGTCTCGACCGTGACGTGCAGCGCAACCAGCTCGACGCCTTGATGGCGGCGCACGCATTCGAGCCGGCCGGCCGGTTCGACCCGAAGGCGCTCAGCGCCTGGGGCCGATGGGATGTGGCCCACGGCATTCTCGACGCGAGGCCCGACCTGCAGGCGACGTTCGACCTCGGCGATTAG
- a CDS encoding aquaporin, with amino-acid sequence MQDRGLAAYIAELIGTLFLTFAICTVVVLFVATSADAQTGSDFAVVGLVHGIVLFGLIITFGAVSGGHFNPAVTFAAAVTRRIDPVDAVVYMLAQLSGGVLGALLVKGLLLDEGRAANYGAVTVSPLLAGDFAGAVVEGIGTFLLVLAVCAVAFNPRARKEWAPLAIGLTLGLDVMIFGPLTGSAVNPARWFGPALIGNEWGGVWPYLVGPLVGALAAAAVYRFVIAGGQYALGPEPPTSGAEVVENVAADVSTVAREQRK; translated from the coding sequence GTGCAGGATCGAGGACTTGCCGCATACATCGCCGAGCTGATCGGGACGCTGTTCTTGACGTTCGCCATCTGCACGGTGGTGGTGCTCTTCGTCGCCACCTCCGCCGACGCGCAGACCGGCTCGGACTTCGCGGTCGTCGGGCTCGTGCACGGGATCGTGCTGTTCGGCTTGATTATCACCTTCGGGGCGGTCAGCGGGGGCCACTTCAACCCCGCGGTGACCTTCGCCGCCGCCGTCACCCGGCGCATCGACCCGGTCGACGCGGTGGTCTACATGCTCGCCCAGCTCTCCGGCGGCGTTCTGGGCGCTCTGCTGGTCAAGGGGCTGCTGCTCGACGAGGGGCGCGCCGCCAACTACGGCGCGGTCACGGTCAGCCCGCTGCTCGCCGGCGACTTCGCCGGGGCGGTGGTGGAAGGGATCGGAACCTTCCTGCTCGTGCTCGCAGTATGCGCTGTGGCCTTCAATCCGAGGGCGAGGAAGGAGTGGGCCCCGCTCGCGATCGGGCTCACCCTCGGCCTCGACGTGATGATCTTCGGCCCGCTCACCGGCTCCGCCGTCAACCCGGCGCGCTGGTTCGGCCCCGCCCTGATCGGCAACGAGTGGGGGGGCGTCTGGCCCTACCTCGTCGGCCCGCTCGTCGGTGCTCTCGCGGCGGCGGCCGTGTACCGGTTCGTGATCGCCGGGGGCCAGTACGCGCTCGGCCCCGAGCCTCCCACGAGCGGCGCGGAAGTGGTCGAGAACGTCGCAGCCGACGTCTCGACGGTGGCGCGCGAGCAGCGCAAATAG
- the cofH gene encoding 5-amino-6-(D-ribitylamino)uracil--L-tyrosine 4-hydroxyphenyl transferase CofH produces the protein MRRVTFSRNYTLSLSRTCRCYCKYCAFATHQAHLYEPHQVESRLDEAVRRNAKELLVLTGERPEVHPEVAARLRSWGHPDFVSYVAWVCERALERGLLPHTNLGVLKPADLARLRETTASQGLMLESISERLMETVHAGSPSKHPAERLKTIEAAGELRIPFTSGILVGIGETDEERIASLEALAAVNQRHGHIQEVILQNFVPHPSYYGREVAEIADEAARERWSDAAPAEDVSGAGLPDWATPITLDDMKLLVRECRRLMPEVGVQVPPNLSDWWGELVREGATDLGGLSANGDHISPEQPFPSPHQVRKQLKEQGYALTERLCAYPQYLDPGWMDQGVLDLVKLKYWSFIPRKGSGRRTERRISGDVAPRAIEKGRRGEALSEEELTALFAETRPEVVEEMRVAADELRVELAGERVTFVINRNINFTNICIVGCAFCGFGQGRRSPDAYHVAPDDFQARVQEAVDYGATEVCMQGGIHPDYTLEHYGRWLRLVKEVAPQIHLHAYSPMEIHFMCERSGQSPEAVFDYLLECGLGSTPGTAAEVLHDGVRARISPNKLPVARWVEIIEACHRSGLRSTSTVMFGHIEEPWELAQHMRVVRELQERTGGITEFVPLSFIPFNTLLGRTHGVEEISRDENLKHTAAFRLALGRTITNLQASWVKMGLDAATESLRWGVNDLGGTLMEENISRMAGSYHGVRLDPPELIAAARAAGRQPAQRTTLYEIVETY, from the coding sequence GTGCGGCGCGTCACCTTCTCGCGCAACTACACGCTCTCGCTGTCACGGACCTGTCGCTGCTACTGCAAGTACTGCGCGTTCGCGACACACCAGGCTCACCTATATGAGCCCCACCAGGTGGAGAGCCGGCTCGACGAGGCGGTGCGCCGCAACGCCAAGGAGCTGCTGGTCCTGACGGGCGAGCGGCCCGAGGTCCATCCGGAGGTCGCCGCGCGGCTTCGGTCCTGGGGCCACCCCGACTTCGTTTCCTACGTGGCATGGGTCTGTGAGCGTGCGCTCGAGCGCGGCCTTCTGCCCCACACGAACCTCGGCGTCCTGAAGCCCGCGGACCTGGCCCGGCTGCGAGAGACCACCGCCTCGCAGGGGTTGATGCTCGAATCGATCTCGGAGCGCCTGATGGAGACGGTGCATGCCGGTTCGCCCAGCAAGCATCCGGCCGAGCGGTTGAAGACGATCGAGGCGGCCGGCGAGCTTCGCATCCCGTTCACCAGCGGCATCCTCGTGGGCATCGGAGAGACCGATGAGGAGCGGATCGCCTCGCTCGAGGCTCTGGCGGCGGTGAACCAGCGCCACGGGCACATCCAGGAGGTGATCCTCCAGAACTTCGTCCCCCATCCGAGCTACTACGGCCGCGAGGTGGCCGAGATCGCCGACGAAGCCGCCCGCGAGCGGTGGAGCGACGCTGCGCCGGCCGAGGATGTCAGCGGAGCGGGTCTTCCCGACTGGGCGACGCCGATCACGCTCGATGACATGAAGCTCCTCGTACGGGAGTGCCGGCGGCTGATGCCGGAGGTCGGGGTCCAGGTCCCGCCAAACCTCTCAGACTGGTGGGGCGAGCTGGTGCGTGAGGGCGCGACCGACCTCGGGGGGCTGTCCGCCAACGGGGACCACATCTCCCCGGAGCAGCCGTTCCCCAGCCCGCACCAGGTCCGCAAGCAGCTCAAGGAGCAGGGCTACGCGCTGACCGAACGGCTGTGCGCGTATCCCCAGTATCTGGATCCCGGCTGGATGGACCAGGGCGTGCTCGACCTGGTGAAGCTCAAGTACTGGAGCTTCATCCCGCGGAAGGGGTCGGGGCGGCGGACCGAGCGGCGGATCTCGGGGGACGTGGCTCCGCGGGCGATCGAGAAGGGTCGCCGAGGAGAGGCGCTGAGCGAGGAGGAGCTGACTGCCCTCTTCGCGGAGACGCGCCCGGAGGTGGTGGAGGAGATGCGCGTGGCGGCGGACGAGCTGCGCGTCGAGCTCGCGGGCGAGCGGGTGACGTTCGTGATCAACCGCAACATCAACTTCACCAACATCTGCATCGTCGGCTGCGCCTTCTGCGGCTTCGGCCAGGGCCGTCGCTCGCCGGACGCCTACCACGTCGCCCCCGACGATTTCCAGGCCCGCGTGCAGGAGGCGGTCGACTACGGCGCCACCGAGGTCTGCATGCAGGGCGGGATCCATCCCGACTACACGCTGGAGCACTACGGGCGCTGGCTGCGGCTGGTGAAGGAGGTGGCGCCGCAGATTCACCTGCACGCCTACTCGCCGATGGAGATCCACTTCATGTGCGAGCGCTCGGGACAAAGTCCTGAGGCGGTCTTCGACTACCTGCTGGAGTGCGGACTCGGGTCGACGCCCGGAACGGCGGCGGAGGTGCTCCACGACGGCGTCCGGGCGCGGATCTCGCCGAACAAGCTTCCCGTCGCCCGCTGGGTCGAGATCATCGAGGCCTGCCACCGCTCGGGGCTGCGCTCCACGTCGACGGTGATGTTCGGCCACATCGAGGAGCCGTGGGAGCTGGCCCAGCACATGCGTGTCGTTCGGGAGCTTCAGGAGCGGACCGGCGGCATCACGGAGTTCGTCCCGCTCAGCTTCATCCCCTTCAACACGCTTCTCGGCCGCACTCACGGGGTCGAGGAGATCTCCCGGGATGAGAACCTCAAGCACACCGCGGCCTTCCGGCTGGCCCTCGGCAGGACGATCACCAACCTTCAGGCGAGCTGGGTGAAGATGGGGCTGGACGCCGCGACCGAGAGCCTCCGCTGGGGGGTCAACGACCTCGGCGGCACCCTGATGGAGGAGAACATCTCCCGCATGGCCGGCTCGTACCACGGCGTCCGCCTCGACCCCCCGGAGCTGATCGCCGCGGCCCGCGCCGCCGGCCGCCAGCCGGCCCAACGCACCACCCTGTACGAGATCGTCGAAACGTACTGA
- a CDS encoding zinc-dependent alcohol dehydrogenase family protein translates to MVLEQQREPLRMSQVPVPQPGPGEVLVRVHACGVCRTDLHVVDGDLREPKLPLVVGHQIVGTVEAAGEGAERFAGGQRVGIPWLGWTDGECRYCRSGRENLCERARFTGYQLDGGYAEQVVADERYCFSIPEGYPDLQAAPLLCAGLIGFRSLRLCGEAARIGFYGFGASAHIVCQVASHQGRRVFALTRPGDSETQRFALGVGAAWAGDTEGGSEVSEPGAGGPPEPLDAAIIFAPAGELVPVALRAVAPGGTVVCAGIHMSDIPSFPYEILWGERTLRSVANLTRRDGEEFMALAPQVPVRSEVAEYPLEQANAALDDLRGGRVRGAAVLVVDRTSREDV, encoded by the coding sequence ATGGTCCTCGAGCAGCAGCGCGAGCCCTTGCGAATGTCCCAGGTGCCCGTCCCGCAGCCTGGGCCTGGCGAGGTGCTGGTGCGGGTGCACGCGTGCGGGGTTTGCCGGACCGATCTCCATGTGGTCGACGGAGACCTGCGCGAGCCGAAACTGCCTCTCGTGGTCGGCCATCAGATAGTCGGCACGGTCGAGGCGGCGGGGGAGGGGGCGGAGCGCTTCGCCGGCGGGCAACGGGTGGGGATCCCGTGGCTGGGGTGGACAGACGGCGAGTGCCGCTACTGCCGCTCGGGTCGCGAGAACCTCTGCGAGCGGGCCCGGTTCACCGGGTATCAGCTCGACGGGGGTTACGCGGAGCAGGTCGTTGCCGACGAGCGCTACTGCTTCTCGATCCCCGAGGGCTATCCGGACCTTCAGGCGGCGCCGCTTCTGTGCGCCGGGCTGATCGGCTTCCGGTCGCTGCGACTCTGCGGCGAGGCGGCGCGGATCGGGTTCTACGGCTTCGGCGCCTCCGCCCACATCGTCTGCCAAGTTGCATCGCACCAGGGCCGGCGCGTGTTCGCCCTGACTCGGCCCGGCGACTCCGAGACGCAGCGGTTCGCGCTGGGCGTCGGCGCCGCCTGGGCGGGTGACACCGAGGGCGGCTCGGAGGTCTCCGAGCCCGGCGCCGGGGGGCCGCCCGAGCCACTCGATGCGGCAATCATCTTCGCCCCCGCGGGGGAGCTGGTGCCGGTCGCGCTGCGTGCCGTCGCACCGGGCGGAACGGTGGTCTGCGCGGGCATTCACATGAGCGACATTCCCTCCTTTCCCTACGAGATCCTTTGGGGAGAGCGCACTCTGCGCTCGGTGGCCAACCTCACTCGGCGAGACGGTGAGGAGTTCATGGCGCTGGCGCCGCAGGTCCCGGTGCGGTCCGAGGTTGCCGAGTATCCGCTCGAGCAAGCCAATGCCGCCCTCGACGATCTGCGCGGCGGTAGGGTTCGTGGCGCGGCCGTCTTGGTCGTGGATCGAACATCGAGAGAGGACGTCTGA
- a CDS encoding cupin domain-containing protein has product MADVTVKRLEEFEAIFGGGFRRVRAGLGVSSFGLAIMDLPAGFSEYPEHDHSLDGQEEVYTVLAGNATLTVDGHSYELEAGVFARVGPQEARKITTGDEGARVLAIGAAPGKLYEPPEFTEEGQPDPMTAAGGPVG; this is encoded by the coding sequence ATGGCGGATGTGACCGTGAAGCGGCTGGAGGAGTTCGAGGCGATCTTCGGAGGTGGCTTCCGGCGCGTCCGGGCCGGGCTGGGCGTGAGCTCGTTTGGGCTCGCGATCATGGATCTGCCGGCCGGCTTCAGTGAGTACCCGGAGCATGACCACAGCCTCGACGGGCAGGAAGAGGTGTACACAGTGCTCGCCGGCAATGCCACCTTGACGGTGGACGGCCATAGCTACGAGCTCGAGGCCGGGGTCTTCGCCCGCGTCGGCCCGCAGGAAGCTCGCAAGATCACCACCGGAGACGAGGGAGCGCGGGTGCTGGCGATCGGGGCGGCGCCGGGGAAGCTCTACGAGCCCCCGGAGTTCACCGAGGAGGGACAACCCGACCCGATGACCGCCGCCGGCGGACCGGTCGGCTAG
- the cofE gene encoding coenzyme F420-0:L-glutamate ligase, with the protein MRDGLEVIPIEGLPEISPGDPLGELIAGRLPGAGVEPLDADVVIVAQKTVSKAEGQVRSLGDVAPGPKAQRLAEQLGKDPRLVELILSQSRAVIRAERDLLIVETLSGWICANAGIDASNVPGADQVTLLPEDPDGSARRIRAQLAAATGVRPAVVVTDSFGRPWRLGQVDVAIGSAGLTPLDDWRGRTDREDRELGATVVAVADQAASAADLARAKDAGVPVCLVRGLGRFVSAEDGPGARAIQRPEVEDLFR; encoded by the coding sequence ATGAGAGACGGCCTCGAGGTCATCCCCATCGAAGGCCTGCCCGAGATCAGCCCCGGCGACCCACTCGGCGAGCTGATCGCCGGAAGACTGCCCGGCGCGGGCGTGGAGCCGCTGGACGCCGACGTCGTCATCGTCGCCCAGAAGACGGTCTCGAAGGCGGAGGGACAGGTGCGCTCGCTCGGCGACGTGGCGCCGGGCCCGAAGGCGCAACGGCTGGCGGAGCAGCTCGGCAAGGACCCGCGCCTGGTCGAGCTGATCCTGAGCCAGAGCCGCGCGGTCATCCGCGCGGAGCGCGATCTCCTGATCGTGGAGACGCTGAGCGGCTGGATCTGCGCCAACGCGGGGATTGACGCGTCGAATGTGCCCGGCGCCGATCAGGTCACCCTGCTGCCCGAGGACCCCGATGGCTCGGCCCGGCGCATCAGGGCGCAGCTCGCCGCGGCGACGGGCGTGCGGCCCGCGGTGGTTGTCACCGACAGCTTCGGGCGGCCCTGGCGGCTCGGCCAGGTCGACGTCGCGATCGGATCCGCGGGGCTAACGCCACTCGATGACTGGCGCGGCCGCACCGACCGCGAGGACAGGGAGCTCGGTGCGACCGTGGTCGCGGTTGCCGATCAGGCGGCGTCAGCGGCCGACCTGGCGCGTGCCAAGGACGCCGGCGTTCCCGTCTGCCTGGTGCGAGGCCTGGGACGCTTCGTGAGCGCAGAGGACGGACCGGGAGCGCGCGCGATCCAGCGGCCCGAGGTCGAGGACCTCTTCCGCTAG
- the cofC gene encoding 2-phospho-L-lactate guanylyltransferase yields MLATAIIPVKRFGAAKQRLLAALDGPGRAGLVRAMLADVLAATSSAGLTERVIVVTGERRAERIALSGERGVSKPLEVLRDPRDIGHSEAATLGIVRAQALGASCVVLLPGDCPLLDPAELGSALERMRPGRVAIVPDRHGTGTNALLLSPPNAIAPAFGPGSSARHADRARRAGHEVALEPLDSLGLDVDTPDDLDALAEALERAPHRARATAAELARLGRLRGVAPA; encoded by the coding sequence GTGCTAGCCACCGCGATCATTCCGGTCAAGCGCTTCGGAGCCGCCAAGCAGCGGCTTCTCGCGGCCCTCGACGGGCCCGGCCGAGCCGGGCTGGTCAGGGCGATGCTCGCCGACGTTCTGGCGGCGACCTCCAGCGCCGGGCTGACCGAGCGGGTGATCGTGGTGACTGGAGAGCGGCGGGCCGAGCGAATTGCACTGAGCGGCGAGCGCGGCGTTTCCAAGCCACTGGAGGTTCTCCGAGACCCCCGCGATATCGGCCATTCGGAGGCAGCGACGTTGGGGATCGTCCGCGCGCAGGCCTTGGGTGCCTCCTGCGTCGTCCTGCTCCCCGGGGATTGTCCGCTGCTCGACCCGGCAGAGCTCGGCTCAGCGCTCGAGCGGATGCGACCCGGCCGGGTGGCGATCGTCCCCGATCGCCACGGCACCGGCACCAACGCACTCTTGCTCTCGCCACCGAACGCGATCGCACCGGCGTTCGGCCCCGGCAGCTCGGCCCGCCATGCCGACCGGGCGCGTCGCGCCGGGCACGAGGTGGCTCTTGAGCCGCTCGACTCGCTCGGGCTGGACGTCGACACTCCGGACGATCTCGACGCCCTTGCCGAGGCGCTGGAGCGAGCGCCTCATCGAGCCCGCGCGACGGCGGCCGAGCTCGCCCGGCTGGGTCGTCTCAGAGGCGTGGCTCCCGCATGA
- the cofD gene encoding 2-phospho-L-lactate transferase: MALLAGGTGGAKLAAGMQELLGDDLSVIANTGDDLRIHGLHVSPDPDLITYWLAEEINEERGWGIKGDSFTVHERLVKLGAPDWFQLSDRDLATCLYRTHFVAEGGTLTAAQQQIARALGVRARVLPMCEQSVHTRVRTPDGWRGLQEFLIVDASQPPIEGIEVEGLDRAVPTPEVRETLSSAEAVVVGPSNPVISIGPIISVPGMREAMLAAEAPVIAVSPLVAGRAVKGPTEQFVKAVGRPSTAAGVASLYEGLIEAMVVDADDPDPEPEGLRILSCPTLMEGARGRTELAERVLEFARVLR, translated from the coding sequence GTGGCGCTGCTCGCAGGTGGGACCGGCGGGGCGAAGCTGGCCGCCGGGATGCAGGAGCTCTTGGGCGACGATTTATCCGTGATCGCCAACACAGGCGATGACCTGCGGATCCACGGACTTCACGTATCGCCGGATCCCGACCTGATCACCTACTGGCTGGCTGAGGAGATCAACGAGGAGCGTGGCTGGGGGATCAAGGGCGACTCGTTCACCGTCCACGAGCGGCTGGTCAAGCTCGGTGCTCCGGACTGGTTCCAGCTCTCGGATCGCGATCTCGCCACCTGTCTGTACCGGACCCACTTCGTCGCCGAGGGAGGAACCCTGACGGCCGCTCAGCAGCAGATCGCGCGGGCTCTCGGCGTGCGCGCCCGGGTGCTGCCGATGTGCGAGCAGTCGGTCCACACGCGGGTGCGGACACCGGATGGCTGGCGCGGGCTGCAGGAATTCCTGATCGTCGACGCGTCGCAGCCACCCATCGAGGGAATCGAGGTCGAGGGGCTGGATCGCGCAGTTCCGACCCCAGAGGTCCGCGAGACGCTGTCCTCCGCCGAGGCAGTCGTCGTCGGCCCGTCCAACCCGGTGATCTCCATCGGGCCGATCATCTCCGTGCCGGGCATGCGGGAGGCGATGCTCGCGGCCGAGGCGCCGGTGATCGCCGTCAGTCCGCTGGTCGCCGGCCGGGCCGTCAAGGGTCCAACCGAGCAGTTCGTCAAGGCGGTCGGCCGGCCCTCCACCGCGGCCGGCGTGGCCTCGTTGTACGAGGGCCTGATCGAGGCGATGGTGGTCGACGCCGACGACCCCGACCCGGAGCCGGAGGGGTTGCGGATCCTCTCCTGCCCCACCTTGATGGAGGGTGCCCGGGGCAGGACAGAGCTGGCCGAGCGGGTGCTGGAGTTCGCGCGGGTGCTGCGCTGA
- the npdG gene encoding NADPH-dependent F420 reductase codes for MPERIPIIGGTGALGWGLALRLAVAGRPVVIGSRSAERAGEAADRLLAAAPDAAAEGLVNQEAARVGPIVFLTVPFRAQSENLLNLRDALEPGQILVDCTVPTAAAVSGKATRSLGVWQGSAAQQAQEMVPDGVTVVAALHTVSAPVMGDLDAQLDEDVLICGDRRADKARVAKILELVPGLRAVNAGVLEMARIVEQLTPLLISINARYKRRAGIRITGLPEGALWE; via the coding sequence ATGCCCGAGCGCATTCCGATCATCGGCGGGACCGGCGCGCTGGGCTGGGGCTTGGCGCTCCGCCTGGCCGTCGCGGGGCGGCCGGTGGTGATCGGCTCCAGAAGTGCCGAGCGAGCAGGCGAGGCCGCAGACCGATTGCTGGCGGCCGCGCCCGATGCCGCGGCCGAGGGGCTGGTCAACCAGGAAGCGGCGCGGGTCGGACCGATCGTCTTTCTCACGGTTCCCTTTCGCGCCCAGTCGGAGAACCTCTTGAACCTTCGGGATGCACTGGAGCCGGGGCAGATCCTGGTCGACTGCACGGTCCCGACCGCGGCGGCTGTGAGCGGAAAGGCCACCCGCTCGCTCGGGGTCTGGCAGGGGTCGGCTGCCCAGCAGGCCCAGGAGATGGTTCCCGATGGCGTTACCGTGGTGGCTGCCCTGCACACCGTGAGTGCCCCGGTCATGGGTGACCTCGATGCGCAGCTCGACGAGGACGTGCTGATCTGCGGGGACCGGCGGGCCGACAAGGCGCGGGTGGCGAAGATCCTGGAGCTCGTCCCGGGCCTGCGAGCGGTTAACGCAGGCGTGCTCGAGATGGCGCGCATCGTCGAGCAGCTCACCCCGCTCTTGATCTCGATCAACGCCCGTTACAAGCGGCGGGCGGGAATCCGGATCACGGGGCTCCCGGAAGGCGCCCTCTGGGAGTAG
- a CDS encoding SDR family oxidoreductase, whose protein sequence is MRLEGRKALVTGGASGIGAAIARRLAAEAASVVIGDLNTEGAGKVANEVGGEAVGLDVTEVASAAAVVEQLGPFEILVNNAGTDEFGFFTQTDPEMWERVIAVNLKGVLACTHAVLPGMQELGYGRIVSIASEAGRVGSKGSAVYSAAKGGVIAFTKTIARENARFGITANAIAPGPIDTPLLRRATELGEIGDRVIEKMTDATQLRRLGEPEEVAAAVAFLVSDEASYVTGETLGVSGGLGMV, encoded by the coding sequence ATGAGGCTCGAAGGTCGCAAGGCATTGGTCACGGGCGGGGCCAGCGGAATCGGCGCGGCGATCGCACGGCGGCTCGCCGCGGAGGCGGCAAGCGTCGTCATCGGCGACCTCAACACCGAAGGGGCGGGGAAGGTCGCCAACGAGGTGGGTGGCGAGGCCGTGGGGCTCGATGTCACGGAAGTTGCCTCGGCCGCTGCGGTGGTCGAGCAGCTCGGGCCATTCGAGATTCTCGTCAACAACGCCGGCACGGACGAGTTCGGCTTCTTTACCCAGACCGATCCCGAGATGTGGGAGCGGGTGATCGCCGTCAACCTGAAGGGCGTCCTGGCCTGCACGCACGCGGTGCTACCGGGGATGCAGGAGTTGGGCTACGGCCGCATCGTCAGCATTGCCTCAGAGGCGGGGCGGGTGGGCTCGAAGGGCTCGGCCGTCTATTCGGCCGCGAAGGGCGGCGTGATCGCGTTCACGAAGACGATTGCGCGCGAGAACGCTCGCTTCGGGATCACGGCGAACGCGATCGCTCCGGGGCCGATCGACACCCCGCTGCTCCGACGCGCCACCGAGCTCGGGGAAATCGGCGACCGGGTGATCGAGAAGATGACAGACGCCACCCAGCTGCGCCGCCTCGGCGAGCCGGAAGAGGTTGCTGCGGCAGTGGCCTTCCTGGTCTCGGATGAAGCGTCCTACGTGACGGGCGAGACGCTGGGTGTCTCCGGCGGGCTGGGGATGGTCTGA
- a CDS encoding nuclear transport factor 2 family protein, with the protein MSHEDVEVVRQTIEAFNRDGLDAALEYLDPEVEWLAPPEWLEERLYKGHEGIRRLASQWDENFDEYRLDPHEFMDAGHQVVGLVFQRGRIKGSHDPIEQRTGYLWEVRDGKGVRIQVYFSWEEALEAAGLSEQAGSGES; encoded by the coding sequence ATGTCGCACGAGGACGTGGAGGTCGTCCGGCAGACCATTGAGGCCTTCAACCGCGATGGCCTTGATGCCGCGCTCGAGTACCTGGACCCCGAGGTCGAGTGGCTGGCCCCTCCCGAGTGGTTAGAGGAACGCCTCTACAAGGGGCATGAGGGTATCCGCAGGCTCGCGTCCCAGTGGGACGAGAACTTCGACGAGTATCGCCTTGATCCGCACGAGTTCATGGACGCAGGCCACCAGGTCGTTGGGCTCGTCTTCCAGCGCGGCCGCATCAAGGGAAGCCACGATCCGATCGAGCAACGAACCGGTTACCTGTGGGAGGTGCGAGACGGGAAGGGCGTGCGCATCCAGGTCTATTTCTCCTGGGAGGAGGCGCTCGAAGCCGCCGGGCTCTCGGAGCAGGCCGGGTCAGGGGAGAGCTGA
- a CDS encoding class I SAM-dependent methyltransferase: protein MNANRALWEKGDFTRIAEGMRESGEALVRKLDISEGLRVLDLGCGDGTTAVPAAQLGADVLGVDIASNLVAAGNARAESLGLANLTFKEGDATDLHELDDESFDLVVSIFGAMFAPKPFDVAKEMVRVTKPGGRIVMGNWIPNDPTLVAQILKISSSYSPPPPKGFVSPMTWGVEDDVTERFTAAGVPEERISFERDAYVFNYPGPPSELVAVFRGYYGPTMNAFEAAAADGREAELQAELEVLFNEQNTDDQATSIPATFLRVTVQR, encoded by the coding sequence ATGAACGCGAACAGAGCTTTGTGGGAGAAGGGCGACTTCACGCGGATCGCGGAGGGCATGCGAGAGAGCGGAGAGGCGCTGGTCCGGAAGCTGGACATCAGCGAGGGGCTCCGGGTGCTCGATCTCGGTTGCGGCGACGGGACCACCGCGGTGCCCGCCGCTCAGCTGGGTGCGGATGTTCTTGGCGTTGACATCGCCAGCAATCTCGTCGCGGCGGGCAACGCTCGCGCCGAGTCCCTTGGCCTGGCAAACCTCACGTTCAAGGAGGGCGATGCAACGGATCTGCACGAGCTCGATGACGAGAGCTTCGACCTCGTCGTCAGCATCTTCGGCGCGATGTTCGCTCCCAAGCCCTTTGATGTGGCCAAGGAGATGGTCCGGGTCACCAAACCGGGAGGGCGGATCGTGATGGGGAACTGGATCCCGAACGACCCGACCTTGGTGGCCCAGATCCTGAAGATCAGCTCTTCGTACTCACCTCCGCCTCCAAAGGGCTTCGTCAGCCCGATGACCTGGGGTGTGGAGGACGACGTGACCGAGCGGTTCACGGCAGCCGGTGTGCCCGAAGAGAGAATCTCGTTCGAGAGAGACGCCTACGTGTTCAACTACCCTGGTCCGCCGTCCGAGCTGGTGGCTGTATTCAGGGGCTACTACGGGCCGACCATGAACGCATTCGAGGCGGCGGCAGCCGACGGCCGAGAAGCTGAGCTCCAGGCTGAGCTGGAGGTGCTGTTCAACGAGCAGAACACGGATGATCAGGCCACTTCGATCCCGGCGACCTTTCTGCGGGTGACGGTCCAGCGGTAG